The following DNA comes from Paracoccus methylovorus.
GTCAATAACACGGCATTGCACACCAACATCACTAATGTTAGTGTGCGTGACAATGTTAAGAAAAGATATCAGCATCAGCGATACGCAGTTTCCGGAAGCGCTAGAGCGCTATCTTGGAAAACTGCTTCATGAGCGCATCGATGTTCGTCCGTTTGAGGGCACGCGCAGCTTGCCATCCTTCATCGGACGAATCTACACTCTCTATGAGGCTTATATTCTAGGTCGCTATTGCGTCATCGTCGCCAAGCGCGAAGACGCTGGCACCCCGGCCGATATCGCCAAGCATATCGACATCGTCCGGAATGCCACAGATGCTACGGTAGCTTTCGCCACCATGACCATCAGTGTGCACAACCGGTCGCGGCTCATCGGTCAAGGTGTTCCCTTTATCGTTCCTGGCAACCAGCTTTATATACCTGATCTGGCGATCGATCTGCGCGAACATTTCCGTGCTCCACGCTACCGACAGGCGGACAGCCTGTCCCCTGCCGCCCAAACCGTCCTTTTTCATCACATCCTGTACCCCTCCAGGAACGTAACAACGCCATCTCTCTTAGCTAAACGTCTGCGTTACTCGGCTATGTCGGTCGGCCGAGCGTTCGACGATCTGATTGCCGCCGGCCTCGCCGAAACCGTCAGGCATGGGAAAGAGAGACACATTCACTTCAATGCAGAGGGGCGACACCTCCTAGAGAAAGCCACGCCCCTTCTGCGCAGTCCGGTTCGATCCCTGAAATTCGTGCGAGGGGACGCCTTCGGTGCGCATCTAAAGCTAGCAGGTGAAACTGCACTATCCCACCTCACCGAACTGGCGAGCCCACGCATTGACACTTTCGCCGTCGCTGCCAGCGACTGGAAAGCGATCTCGCAAACTGCGGACTTGGCCGAAACCGACCGTGATGCAGCTAACTGCATCATCGAGACATGGTCTTACGATCCGGCCGCCTTGTCCGACACCAATACGGCGGACGTCCTATCCTTGTACGCACAATTCAGAGATCATCGCGATGAGCGTGTCGCCATGGCCGCTGATCACCTTTTGGAGAACCTGCCTTGGTAGCTGGCATCGATAAATTTCAGCAATACTTCGTTGGCCATGAGGACCACTATGCTATCATCGGCGGTGCGGCCTGTGACCTCCTGTTCGATGAAGCTGGTCTCGATTTCAGGGCTACAAAGGATATAGACATGGTGCTCTGCGTTGAGGTGGTCGACGCCGCTTTCGGCACCGCCTTCAAGGCGTTTCTGGATGCGGGTGGCTACCAGGCACGCGAACGCAGCAGCGGCGACAAGGAATTTTACCGCTTCCACAAGCCTTCAGACCAAGGCTTTCCTTTCATGATCGAGCTGTTTTCCCGCAAACCCGGCGCGCTCGACCTTCCCGAAAATGCAGAACTCACCCCAATCCCTGTGGAGGAAGACATCGTCAGCCTTTCAGCCATTCTGCTTGATGGTGGATATTATGAAGCGTTGCAGTCTGCGAAGCGAAAGATCGAGGGTGTAACCGTCATCGACGAAACACTTCTGATCCCTTTCAAGGCGCGGGCATTTCTCGATCTGTCCGCACGAGCCGAGGCCGGGGAAAGGATCGACAGCAAAAATATCAAGAAACATCGCAATGATGTGCTTCGCCTGACTCAACTTCTGCCCGGTGATGCGTCTATCATCCTGCCCGATCAGATTCGCGACGATATGCGCCGCTTTCTTGATCTGGCTGAGGCCGACCCAACTCTCGACCCGAAAGCGCACAACGTACCGTTCACCCGTGACGAGGCGATCGCCCTTCTCAGGTTGGCCTACAAGCTGGCAGAGGTATGAACCGGACTTTTAACTACATTTTTAATCCCCCATCGCTGGACCCGGCCCCCGGCGCGACCATAGAATTGGATGTCTCCGACATCGAATACGCCGGCATTTGCGAGGTACTTCAAACGCCAAGCACCCCCTATGGTGCATGGTCGATCCTCGATTCGCTGTTGTCAGCGACCGGCATAGGTACACCTTTCATCTTCAAACAGCCGCTTGGGCAAGCTCGTGAAGTAAAGGTTGCGTTGTCGGGTCTGTTCGGCAGGTTCGTCGCTCGCGCGTATCTCGAACGCCACTTCGACCTGTCAATCTTCGCGCATCTCGGCAATCGTGTAGTCGATCTTAATCGTAGTAAACGCGCCGAAATCGTACGCCTCGCACGAGGCGACCTCCCCGACTGGATAGCGTGCAAATCGGATCTGACTTCGCTCACGATCGCGGAGGCCAAGGGCTGCCACGACCCAAGCGGAACAGCGAAATCTCTTGCCCGCGCTTGGGTACAGGCCGGGCGCATCGATGTCAGGGTCAAAGGCCGGAAGATGACGGTGAAGCGGATCGCCGTAGCCACGCGCTGGGGCGTGGCTAGTCCCAGTCCTACAGACGCATATCTTTCCGTTCACGATCCGGTTGACATAGGCGAGGCCATCGATGCGCAAGACGGGACATGTTAACTTAGCCCCCGTGTTGCCGATGCCAGAACTTGCAAGATAGGAGCAGATGGTGTGATCGTTCGATCCGAGACGTGAGAGATTCCGGGAGACCTCATGGCCTTCTACAAGGTCGTATATTTGTTTGGAACTCACGTTGCGGAAACCATCTTGGCCAGCGTTCATGCGCGAGCGCAACAACAGGCCGGACGTATGAACGCAAGCGATACGGTCAAAATCATCTCGAATTATATTGCGAGCAGGGGGCCGTCCACGTATGAGGTCTTGATTTGTCGTGGAGCCCCAATATTCCTGCCGGCGTATTATTTATTGGCCGATGGGAAGGTTCTTATTGGTTCGGTCGTCCATGACTATCTTGTCTGCGTTTTGGTATCCCCAGCTCAAGACGATATTTTGCGACTGTACGGCGTGAAAGGTGAATCCCTCTCACCGCAAGCTCCTTGACAAGAAGTGCGTCCGTCATTCTGCGTGCTATAGACCAGTTGTCCATGATATTGCAAAGCGTCATCGCCACAGTTTCACGATCAAGGTCGGGATTGTGAGGACTCACAGGGGTTTTCAGAAGATTTCTCAAATGCACGATCCCGTCGGGCGTCCGCATCGTAACACCCGCGACCGCGCGGCTGATGGTGCTTTTGTTCAGCCCGAGTTGTGCGCTGAGCGCGGTCATAGTCAGAGGACGGCATGCGCCGTTGCCAAGCAGCCAGGGCAATTGGAACTCAACCAGTGCTGCGCCGATCCGTAGCAGCGTCGCCGTCCGGCCTTCCACCGCCGCGACCAGATTTCGCGCCGAGATGCGGGCGTCGGCATCCCCTTCTCCGTCGCGCAGCACAAGCCTCAGCGTCGTTCCGAGGCGTAGCACGCCCTCGGCCGTCAGTTCCAGTTCGGGCGGCGGCCCGTCCGGTTCCGCGCTGCCCAAGAAGGGCGCCAGGGAAAGGGCGCGTATATCCGCGATCATCTCCCGCGCGTCTTCGCGATCCGCTCCCAGAAAGGCGGCGATGGTCGAGAGATCATTCGCGGCGACCAGATCCAGCCGGTCCAGCAGCCGGTCCATCCACGGGTCCAGACGGTTCCTCGCCCGCAGTTGCAGGCGGAAGCATTCGGCGATATCGCGGGCGAACACCCCCGGTGGCTCCAATTGGTGGAGATGCGGCAGCAGATCCTGCAGCATGGCGGGTGTCGTGTCCAGCCAGGCGGCGATCTCGGCCAGCGGATCGGCCAGCAGCCCACGATCGTCGAGGCAATGGACCAGATCCTTGGCGATCCGTATCTGATCTGCCGAAAGGCGCAGCATCCCGATCTGGGCGATCAGAGCGGCGCGCGGATCTTCGGGCTGAGGCAGAATATCCGGATCCTTGCAGGCCAGAGCGGGATTGCGCGCCAGTTCCAGCCTGATCCGGCGTCTGAGACGTCCCGTATCCATATGCAGCACATCCAGAGCCAGCCGCATTTGCAGACTGAGGGATAAGCTTCTGATCTGGCGCTGCTCCTGCCTTTGCATCGACTGCCCTCTTCTTGTTGCGCAACAGTGTCGCATCCTGTGCTGCACGGGGCTTCAAAAACCCTGAAAAACCCGTCCGTTTAACTTGGCATGCTTGTTGCTTGTAAATATTTGCAGGGAGGACAGGAATGGTCAAGGTCGGCATCATCGCCAATCCGATTTCGGCCCGCGACATCCGGCGGGTGATTTCGCATGCGGGCAATCTGCCCATCAACGACCGCGCCAATATCGTGCTGCGCATGATGGCGGGGTTGGCGGCCAGCGGCGTCGAGGAGGTCGTGGTCATGCCGGAAAACGGCGGCATCCGCTTCCAGCTTGAACGCAGCCTGAAACGCGAGCAGCGGCTGGGGCACATGGGCTTTCCACGTCTGCGCTATCTGGACATGCCGGTGACCGCGACGCCGGCGGACAGCGCCCGCGCTGCGCGCTTGATGGTGGATGAGGGCGTCGCGGCCATCGTCGTGCTGGGCGGGGACGGCACCAATCGCGTCGTGGTGGGTGGCTGCGGCACCGTCCCGGTGGCTGGTGTCTCGACCGGGACCAACAACGCCTTCCCCGAATTGCGTGAGCCGACCATCACCGGGCTGGCCGTGGGCCTGGCCGCCACCGGCAAGGTGCCCGAGGCCATCGCGTTGCGCGCGAACAAATGGCTGGAGGTGATGCTCAACGACCGGCGCGAGATCGCACTGGTCGATGTCGCCGTGGTCGAGGACCGCTTTGTCGGCGCCCGCGCCATCTGGAAGGTGACCGGGTTTCGCGATCTCTTCGTGACCTTCGGCCTGCCACAGGCCATCGGCATGTCCTCGATTGCCGGGCTCTGCGACCCGGTGGACCGCGACACGCCCGAGGGGCGGCATATCCGCCTGTCGCCCGAGGCGCCGCGCCAGTTGCTGGCCCCCATCGCGCCGGGGCTGATCGACCGCGTCGGCATCGCGGGGACCGCGCGCATGCTGCCGGGCGAGGCGCATCACCCCTCGATCCCCGCCGGCTCGCTCGCCTTCGACGGCGAGCGCGAATTGACCTTCACCGAAAGGGACTGTGTTTCGGTGCGGCTGGTGCCTGACGCCTTCCGCACCATCGACGTGCCCGCCTGCATGGCCCATGCCGCGCAGACCGGGCTTTTCTTCCGCAACCCAAACTGAAGCTCAGGGAGGAGCAAGAATGTCAAACCCGTTTCCGCTGCCCAAGGAGCGGCTGCTCGACGCCTATCGCCAGATGCGCACCATCCGCGATTTCGAAGAGCGGCTGCATGTCGATTTCGCGAGGGGCGAGATCCCCGGATTCGTCCACCTTTACGCCGGCGAGGAGGCGACGGCGGTGGGTATCATGGCACATCTGCACGAGCGCGACCGTATCGCCTCGACCCACCGGGGCCACGGCCATTGCATCGCCAAGGGCGTCGATCCCAAGGCGATGATGGCCGAGATCTATGGCAAGGCCACCGGCTGCTGCGCGGGCAAGGGCGGGTCGATGCATATTGCTGACCTGTCGCTGGGCATGATGGGCGCGAACGGCATCCTCGGCGCCGGGGCGCCCCTGGTCTGCGGCGCGGCGCTGGCGGCGCAGAAGCTGGGCCATGACGGTGTCGGCATCACCTTCTTCGGCGACGGTGCCTCGAACCAGGGCACGATCCTCGAAAGCATGAACCTTGCCGCAATCTGGAGCCTGCCGGTGATCTTCGTCGTGGAAAACAACGGTTACGCAGAATCCACCTCGGTCGATTACGCCACCGGCGTGGACAGTTACGTGGACCGTGCCGCCGGTTTCGGGATGCCGGGCATCACCGTGGACGGGCTGGACTTCTTCGCAGTCTACGAGGCGGCGGGCGAGGTCATCAAGCGCGCGCGCGAAGGTGCCGGCCCCACCCTGCTGGAATGCAAGAATGTCCGTTTCTTTGGCCATTTCGAGGGCGACGCGCAGCTTTACAAGGCGCCCGGCGAGAACGACTACAACCGTGAACACAACGATTGCCTGAAGCTCTTCCGCCGCAAGGTGACGGAGACGGGGGTGATCACGGATGCGGAACTGGATACCATCGACGCCGAGGTTGCCGCGCTGATCGACGAGGCCGTGGCCGAGGCCATCGCCGCGCCGCAGCCCGCGCCGGAGCAACTGACCACCGACGTTTACGTGTCTTATTGAGGGAGGGAACAACATGGCACGCATCATCAGCATGAAAGACGCGGTGAATGAGGCACTGGATCAGGAGATGACCCGCGACCCCACCGTGATCATGATAGGCGAGGACATCGTCGGCGGCACCGGCGCGGGCGGTGAAGAGGACGCTTGGGGCGGGGTGCTGGGCGTCTCGAAGGGGCTCTACCACAAGCACCCGAAACAGATGATCGACACGCCGCTGTCTGAAAGCGCGTATGTCGGCGCGGCGGTGGGTGCGGCGACGGCAGGACTGCGGCCCGTGGCGGAGCTGATGTTCATCGACTTTATCGGGGTCTGCCTTGACCAATTGCTGAACCAGGCGGCGAAGTTTCGCTACATGTTCGGCGGCAAGGCGGAAACGCCCGTCGTGATCCGCGCCATGTGCGGCGCGGGCTTTCAGGCGGCGGCGCAGCACAGCCAGATGCTGACCCCCATGATGACGCAAATCCCCGGCCTTAAGGTCGTCTGCCCCTCGAACGCCTACGACTGCAAGGGGCTGTTGATCCAGTCGATCCGCGACAACGACCCGGTGATCTTCCTCGAGCACAAGAACCTTTACGCCAGCACCTGCAGCGTGCCCGAGGAGCCCTACCCTATTCCCTTCGGGGAGGCGAATATCGTCCGCGAGGGCGGTGACGCCACCATCGTCACCTACGGCCAGATGGTCGGGCGTTCGCTGGAAGCCGCCGAGATGCTGAAGAAGGACGGCATCGAGGTCGAGGTGATCGACCTGCGCACGCTTTCGCCCATCGACATGGACACGGTACTGGAAAGCGTCGAGGCCACGGGTCGCCTGGTCTGCGTCGACGAGGCCAGTCCTCGCTGCTCGATAGCCGCCGATATCGCTGCCAATGTCGCTCAGGACGCCTTCGATTCGCTGAAATCGGCCATCCAGATGGTGACGCCGCCGCATTGCCCAGTGCCATTCTCCTCGGCGCTGGAACAGCTCTACATCCCATCGGCCGAACGCATCGCCCAGGCTGTGCGCAAGACGATGGAGAATTGAGATGGCGGATATCACCCCGATCCTGATGCCGAAATGGGGCCTCTCGATGCGCGAGGGCAAGCTGGCAGTATGGCATGTCTCCGAGGGTGCGACCATCGCGCCGGGCGACGAGATCATGGATGTCGAGACAGACAAGATCGCCAACGCGGTCGAGGCCGCCGATGGCGGTCTGCTGCGCCGCCGCGTCGGCGTCGAGGGCGAGACCTATCCGGTACGCGCGCTTCTGGGCGTGATGGCCCCCGAAAGCGTGACGGAGGACGAGCTCGACGCCTATGTCGCCGCCTATGAAACCCCGGCCGGGGCCGAGGAGGACGAGGATACCGGCCCCAGCTACCAATACGCCGATCTGCCCGCCGGGCGCATCCGTTATGCGGAACGCCCCGGCGAGGGCGTCCCGCTGGTGCTGGTCCACGGTTTTGGCGGCGACCTGGACAACTGGCTTTTCAACATCGATGCGCTGGCCGAAAGCGGGCCGGCCTATGCGCTGGACCTACCCGGCCATGGCCAGTCGGTGAAATCCGCGCGTCCGGCGGGGCTGGACCTGCTGGTCGATACAGTCGCGGCTTTCCTCGACCATATCGGCGCCGAGAAGGCGCATCTGGCCGGCCACTCGATGGGCGGGCTGGTCGCGGGGGCGCTGGCGGTGAAGCATCCCGAGCGCGTGGCCTCGGTCACTCTGATCTGCACGGCGGGTCTCGGCGAGGAAATCAACTCGGCCTATATCGACGGCTTCGTCAAGGCGACGGGTCGCAAGGACCTGAAGCCGGTGCTGACGCATCTGTTCAAGGACCAGTCGCTGGTCAGCCGCGCCATGATCGAGGATCTGCTGAAATACAAGCGCCTCGACGGGGTGCAGGATTTCCTGGCTGAACTGGCCGGGAACCTGTTCGCCGAGGGCCGGCAGGCGCAGCAGGTCGCCAATGCACTGGCCGCCAGCGGCGTGCCCGCCCAGGTGATCTGGGGCGAGGCCGATGCGATCATACCCTCGGCCCATGCGGCCAACCTCGAAGGTGCAGTGACGCATCTGATCGCCGATGCCGGGCATATGGCGCAGATGGAGAAGTCGGCCGAGGTGAACCGTCTGATCCGCGACTTCATCGCCTGACATCCGGGCCGCCCCACGTCCGGGGCGGCCTTTCAAAAACGGGAGGGAAATCCATGGGCAATTCCGTCGAGAACCGCAGCATCATCGTCACCGGCTCGGGCCGCGGCATCGGACGCTCCATCGCCGAGGGGCTGGCCGGTGCCGGCGCCCGTGTAGTGATCGCCGACATCGACCCCGCCACCGCCGAAGCCACCGCCGCCGCGATCCGCGGCGCGGGCGGCAATGCCATCGGCATCGGCGCCGACGTGACCGACCGCGCCAGCGTCAAGGCGCTGATCGCAGCCACCGTCGCCGAATACGGCCGGCTGGACGCGATGTTCAACAATGCCGGCATCGCGCAGGTCAAGCAGTTCAACGATATCACCGAAGACGACTGGCATCGGGTCATGGACATCAACGCCATGGGTGTGCTGATCGGCATTCAGGAAGCGTCGAAGCAGTTCATCGCCCAAGGCGGCGGTGGTAAGATCGTCAATACCGCCTCGATCGCCGGCAAGCAGGGCTACGAGCCCTTGGCGCATTATTCGGCCAGCAAATTCGCCGTGGTCGCGCTGACCCAGGCCGCCGCCCGCGCCTTCGGCAAACATGGCATCTGCGTCAACGCCATCTGTCCCGGCGTCGTCGCCACCGATATGTGGAAGTTGATTGACAAGGGCTTCAAGGACGAGGGGCTGACCAGCCACGACAACGAGGCTTTCGAAGGCTTCTCGGCCGACATCCTGCTGGGCCGCCCGTCGCGCCCCGACGACTTGGCCGGCGTCTCGATCTTCCTCGCCTCCGAGGGTTCGGACTACATGACCGGGCAAAGCCTCGTCGTCGATGGCGGCATGGTGCTGATATGAGCGCCAAGGAAAAGCTGGCGGAGATGAACGCCCGCGCCGTCGCGCTCTACAAGGCGGACGGCAAGACCATGACCGCTTTTCGCGGACTGATGCAGGCCGTCAATCGCGAAGGCAAGATCAGCCATGCGATGAAGGAGATGGTCGCCGTGGCCGTCGCCATCGGGCGCGGTTGCGAGGATTGCATCACCTTCCACACTAGCGAGGCCAAGGCCCATGGCGCGACGCGCGAGGAACTGCTGGAGGTCCTCGCCGTCGCCATCGAGATGTCGGGCGGTCCCGGCACGGTTTACGCGGCCAAGGCACTGGCCGCCTTTGACGAATTGTAGGAGAAACCCTCATGAAGGCACTACGTTTCCATGCCGCAAAGGATCTGCGGGTCGAAGACATCCCTCCGCCAACGGCACCCGGCCCCGGTCAGGTCCTGATGAGAAACCGTTTCGTCGGCATTTGCGGTACCGATTTGCACGAATACGCCGGCGGTCCGATCTTCGTTCCCACCGAGCCGCATCCCTATTCCGGAGCGGTTCTTCCGCAGGTGCTGGGCCATGAATTCGGCGGCGAGGTCGTGGCGGTGGGCGAGGGCGTCACCAAGGTCGCCGTGGGCGACCGCGTCGCCGTCCAGCCGCTGATCATGCCGCGCGGCGGCGAGTATTTCGCCGATCGCGGTTGGCACAACCTTTCGGGCAGCCTCGCGCTGGTCGGGCTTAGCTGGCATTCTGGCGGCATGTCGGAAATGGCGCTGCTGAACGACTACAATGTCGAAAAGATCCCCGCCGAGATGTCGGATGAAGAGGCCGCGCTGGTCGAGCCGACCGCCGTCGTGGTCTATGCCTGTGACAGGGGCCGGGTGACGGCGGGCGATTCGGTTCTGGTTACCGGTGCCGGTCCCATCGGCATCCTTGCATTGCTGACGGCACGGGCCTTCGGCGCGACACGGCTTTTCGTCTCGGACATGAACGAGACGCGGCTGGCCCTGGCGCGCGAGGTGGTGCCCGGCCTCGTCACCATCAACCCCGCCAAGGAAGACGTGGGTGACGTGGTGCGCGCAGCCACGCAAGGCGGTATTGGCTGCGACGTGGCGCTGGAATGCGTGGGCAACGAGCGCGCGCTGCAATCCTGCCTCGACGCCGTTAGAAAGCAGGGCGTGATCGTGCAGACCGGCTTGATGGCGGGCAAGGGCAGCGTGGATTTCTTCCAGTTGACCTTCAAGGATGTCGAAATCCGGGGATCGTGGTGCTATCCCACGCATAGCTGGCCGCGCACCATCGAGTTGATCGCCTCGGGCGCGATCCCAGCCAGCCGGGTCGTGACGAAGCGGATCGCCCTGGATCAGGCCGTGGCCGAGGGGTTCGAAGCGTTGTTGGACCCGGCCGGGACGCAACTCAAGATTCTGATCGATCTTTCGCGCTGAAAGAGGCCGATCGTGTAATAGTAGCTCCACACCGGGGCGAAGGACGTGCTATCGTCGCCCCGGAGGCTTTGGGAGGTGCCGATGGGAGGAACGTCGAACGTCGGGGCGCATGTCCTCGAAGTTATCGGCGCAGCCGAAGGGCGGAATTCGCGTCGGGATGCGGATGTGCTTGCCTCTTGGCGACGCTGCGTCAATGAACACCAGTTGGATCCGGGCCGATATGCGGGGCCACGGATCGTCACCGAGCAGGAATTGAACAACCATCGGCAGGATTCTGAGGAATTGCTGGGCATGGCCCGGCACGGTATGGAAGATCTTTATCGCCGGGTGAACGCGATGGGCTATGTGCTGCTGCTGGCAAATGCGCGCGGCGTCACCGTCGATACCATTGGCGATACCGAATTGGACCGGGAGGTGCGCCATGCCGGGTTGATTTCGGGCTCGGAATGGGACGAGAGCAATGTCGGCACTAATGGCGTGGGTGCGTGTCTTGCCACCGGACGGCCCATTATCGTGCATCGCAGTGACCATTTCGACATGGCGCTGACTCCCCTTTCGTGCACCGCCGTACCGATCCACTGTACGCAGGGAAAGCTGGTCGGCGTGCTGGATCTGTCGCATCTGGAGCCGCCTCAGGACAAGATGAGCCAAGCCCTGACGCTGGAGGTGATGAAATCCTGCGCCCGGCGGATCGAGATGGCGAACCTGGTGCGCCGCCATCGCAGCGACTGGATCCTGCGGCTGAACCTTTCGTCCGAATTTCTTGATGTGGATCCGATGGCGGCACTGGCCATCGGCGCGGATGGATGCGTTACGGGCATGACCAATAATGCACTTGAACTTCTGAGCCAGAAGCCAGGCAAGACATTGATCGGTCAGCGGTTCGGCGAGATTTTTTCCTATGATCTGGACGACCTGCCCAAGCTGTCCCGCGCGATGGCTCCGGTCGATGGCGCGTTGGAGGTGCAGGCCGGAGGTCTCATCTTCGCGCGCTCGGTCCCGCCCACCGCGTCGCCTCGCCGGGCCATTGAGCCCACCGTGCCTAAGCCTCTGCGAACCATACATAACGGCGATCCCGCCATGCGTCATCTGGCGGAGCGTGCTGCCAAGGTCGTGGATCGGCAGATCAGTGTCATTCTACGGGGCGAGACCGGCACCGGTAAGGAGTTCATCGCGCGCGCCATACACGACTCCTCCCGCCGGCGCGGGCCTTTCGTCGCCATCAACTGCGCGGCGCTGCCCGAGTCACTGATCGAAAGCGAACTTTTCGGCTACGTCCCCAATGCCTTCACCGGCGCCCATGCGCGCGGCAAGAAAGGTCTCGTCCGCGAGGCGAATGGAGGCACGCTGTTTCTGGACGAGATCGGCGACATGCCGATGGGCTTGCAGGCGCGGCTGCTGCGAGTGTTGTCTGAGCGAGAGGTGTTGCCTGTTGGTGCCACAAAGGCTGAATC
Coding sequences within:
- a CDS encoding RNA polymerase factor sigma-54, whose translation is MQHRMRHCCATRRGQSMQRQEQRQIRSLSLSLQMRLALDVLHMDTGRLRRRIRLELARNPALACKDPDILPQPEDPRAALIAQIGMLRLSADQIRIAKDLVHCLDDRGLLADPLAEIAAWLDTTPAMLQDLLPHLHQLEPPGVFARDIAECFRLQLRARNRLDPWMDRLLDRLDLVAANDLSTIAAFLGADREDAREMIADIRALSLAPFLGSAEPDGPPPELELTAEGVLRLGTTLRLVLRDGEGDADARISARNLVAAVEGRTATLLRIGAALVEFQLPWLLGNGACRPLTMTALSAQLGLNKSTISRAVAGVTMRTPDGIVHLRNLLKTPVSPHNPDLDRETVAMTLCNIMDNWSIARRMTDALLVKELAVRGIHLSRRTVAKYRLELGIPKRRQDSHGRPNQ
- a CDS encoding ATP-NAD kinase family protein, which gives rise to MVKVGIIANPISARDIRRVISHAGNLPINDRANIVLRMMAGLAASGVEEVVVMPENGGIRFQLERSLKREQRLGHMGFPRLRYLDMPVTATPADSARAARLMVDEGVAAIVVLGGDGTNRVVVGGCGTVPVAGVSTGTNNAFPELREPTITGLAVGLAATGKVPEAIALRANKWLEVMLNDRREIALVDVAVVEDRFVGARAIWKVTGFRDLFVTFGLPQAIGMSSIAGLCDPVDRDTPEGRHIRLSPEAPRQLLAPIAPGLIDRVGIAGTARMLPGEAHHPSIPAGSLAFDGERELTFTERDCVSVRLVPDAFRTIDVPACMAHAAQTGLFFRNPN
- a CDS encoding thiamine pyrophosphate-dependent dehydrogenase E1 component subunit alpha, which codes for MSNPFPLPKERLLDAYRQMRTIRDFEERLHVDFARGEIPGFVHLYAGEEATAVGIMAHLHERDRIASTHRGHGHCIAKGVDPKAMMAEIYGKATGCCAGKGGSMHIADLSLGMMGANGILGAGAPLVCGAALAAQKLGHDGVGITFFGDGASNQGTILESMNLAAIWSLPVIFVVENNGYAESTSVDYATGVDSYVDRAAGFGMPGITVDGLDFFAVYEAAGEVIKRAREGAGPTLLECKNVRFFGHFEGDAQLYKAPGENDYNREHNDCLKLFRRKVTETGVITDAELDTIDAEVAALIDEAVAEAIAAPQPAPEQLTTDVYVSY
- a CDS encoding alpha-ketoacid dehydrogenase subunit beta; amino-acid sequence: MARIISMKDAVNEALDQEMTRDPTVIMIGEDIVGGTGAGGEEDAWGGVLGVSKGLYHKHPKQMIDTPLSESAYVGAAVGAATAGLRPVAELMFIDFIGVCLDQLLNQAAKFRYMFGGKAETPVVIRAMCGAGFQAAAQHSQMLTPMMTQIPGLKVVCPSNAYDCKGLLIQSIRDNDPVIFLEHKNLYASTCSVPEEPYPIPFGEANIVREGGDATIVTYGQMVGRSLEAAEMLKKDGIEVEVIDLRTLSPIDMDTVLESVEATGRLVCVDEASPRCSIAADIAANVAQDAFDSLKSAIQMVTPPHCPVPFSSALEQLYIPSAERIAQAVRKTMEN
- a CDS encoding acetoin dehydrogenase dihydrolipoyllysine-residue acetyltransferase subunit, yielding MADITPILMPKWGLSMREGKLAVWHVSEGATIAPGDEIMDVETDKIANAVEAADGGLLRRRVGVEGETYPVRALLGVMAPESVTEDELDAYVAAYETPAGAEEDEDTGPSYQYADLPAGRIRYAERPGEGVPLVLVHGFGGDLDNWLFNIDALAESGPAYALDLPGHGQSVKSARPAGLDLLVDTVAAFLDHIGAEKAHLAGHSMGGLVAGALAVKHPERVASVTLICTAGLGEEINSAYIDGFVKATGRKDLKPVLTHLFKDQSLVSRAMIEDLLKYKRLDGVQDFLAELAGNLFAEGRQAQQVANALAASGVPAQVIWGEADAIIPSAHAANLEGAVTHLIADAGHMAQMEKSAEVNRLIRDFIA
- a CDS encoding SDR family NAD(P)-dependent oxidoreductase; protein product: MGNSVENRSIIVTGSGRGIGRSIAEGLAGAGARVVIADIDPATAEATAAAIRGAGGNAIGIGADVTDRASVKALIAATVAEYGRLDAMFNNAGIAQVKQFNDITEDDWHRVMDINAMGVLIGIQEASKQFIAQGGGGKIVNTASIAGKQGYEPLAHYSASKFAVVALTQAAARAFGKHGICVNAICPGVVATDMWKLIDKGFKDEGLTSHDNEAFEGFSADILLGRPSRPDDLAGVSIFLASEGSDYMTGQSLVVDGGMVLI
- a CDS encoding carboxymuconolactone decarboxylase family protein, whose amino-acid sequence is MSAKEKLAEMNARAVALYKADGKTMTAFRGLMQAVNREGKISHAMKEMVAVAVAIGRGCEDCITFHTSEAKAHGATREELLEVLAVAIEMSGGPGTVYAAKALAAFDEL
- a CDS encoding 2,3-butanediol dehydrogenase translates to MKALRFHAAKDLRVEDIPPPTAPGPGQVLMRNRFVGICGTDLHEYAGGPIFVPTEPHPYSGAVLPQVLGHEFGGEVVAVGEGVTKVAVGDRVAVQPLIMPRGGEYFADRGWHNLSGSLALVGLSWHSGGMSEMALLNDYNVEKIPAEMSDEEAALVEPTAVVVYACDRGRVTAGDSVLVTGAGPIGILALLTARAFGATRLFVSDMNETRLALAREVVPGLVTINPAKEDVGDVVRAATQGGIGCDVALECVGNERALQSCLDAVRKQGVIVQTGLMAGKGSVDFFQLTFKDVEIRGSWCYPTHSWPRTIELIASGAIPASRVVTKRIALDQAVAEGFEALLDPAGTQLKILIDLSR
- a CDS encoding sigma-54-dependent Fis family transcriptional regulator; the protein is MGGTSNVGAHVLEVIGAAEGRNSRRDADVLASWRRCVNEHQLDPGRYAGPRIVTEQELNNHRQDSEELLGMARHGMEDLYRRVNAMGYVLLLANARGVTVDTIGDTELDREVRHAGLISGSEWDESNVGTNGVGACLATGRPIIVHRSDHFDMALTPLSCTAVPIHCTQGKLVGVLDLSHLEPPQDKMSQALTLEVMKSCARRIEMANLVRRHRSDWILRLNLSSEFLDVDPMAALAIGADGCVTGMTNNALELLSQKPGKTLIGQRFGEIFSYDLDDLPKLSRAMAPVDGALEVQAGGLIFARSVPPTASPRRAIEPTVPKPLRTIHNGDPAMRHLAERAAKVVDRQISVILRGETGTGKEFIARAIHDSSRRRGPFVAINCAALPESLIESELFGYVPNAFTGAHARGKKGLVREANGGTLFLDEIGDMPMGLQARLLRVLSEREVLPVGATKAESVDVRVISASHRDLAELVAQGQFRQDLYYRLNGLVLDIPPVRARADLEWLINHISAATEGKPCFSPQAMDLLLSHDWPGNVREIVNLCELAAAMCDGASVLPIHLPAVMTDRASSARSPANGTSEDELLQLLNEHGGNVSAAARAAKIDRSTFYRRLHKSK